One window of Cumulibacter soli genomic DNA carries:
- a CDS encoding LLM class flavin-dependent oxidoreductase, whose translation MTRPMMLNAFAMACVGHQNPGLWTREDDASADYTSLEHWTGLARMLESGGFHSLFLADVLGTYDVYGGSRDAAVRSAVQVPVNDPILGISAMAAATRNLGFGVTVTTTYEQPYSLARRMTTLDHLSNGRIGWNVVTGYLDSAAKNLGFTAQVAHDERYDIADEYLEVCYKLWEHSWDDDAVIKDAAAGIYAVPEKVHDIDHHGRYFDVPGAFLCEPSPQRTPVIFQAGASPRGRQFAARHAEVVFAIAPTPAAARKTVDAIRAEAAEAGRDPRSVKVIAGLTTIVRGTDAEAEALLADYRKSASLEGALALFGGWAGVDLAGLAPDEPLVHVTTDANRSALDSFTRDADRQWTIEELARWVSIGGRGPVITGSPTSVADQLQQWQDVADVDGFNFMYATMPGTFADLVEYLVPELRARGLIAEPGDSPVTLRERFDTGVGARLSPTHVARSLTI comes from the coding sequence ATGACTCGTCCCATGATGTTGAATGCGTTCGCCATGGCCTGTGTAGGCCATCAGAATCCGGGATTATGGACCCGCGAGGATGATGCGAGCGCCGACTACACGTCCCTGGAGCACTGGACGGGACTGGCCAGGATGTTGGAATCCGGTGGGTTCCACTCGTTGTTCCTGGCCGACGTGCTGGGTACGTACGACGTGTACGGCGGATCTCGCGATGCCGCCGTACGCTCGGCGGTTCAGGTGCCGGTGAATGATCCGATTCTCGGTATATCGGCGATGGCGGCCGCGACTCGGAATCTGGGATTCGGCGTCACCGTCACCACGACGTACGAACAGCCGTACTCGTTGGCGCGGCGGATGACGACGTTGGACCACCTCAGCAACGGCCGTATCGGTTGGAACGTAGTGACCGGATACCTCGACTCGGCCGCCAAGAATCTCGGGTTCACGGCGCAGGTCGCGCACGATGAGCGCTATGACATCGCCGATGAATACCTGGAGGTCTGTTACAAGCTGTGGGAGCACTCCTGGGACGACGACGCGGTCATCAAGGACGCTGCCGCGGGAATCTATGCCGTGCCGGAGAAGGTGCACGATATTGACCATCACGGCAGGTACTTCGACGTACCAGGCGCGTTCCTGTGCGAGCCGTCGCCGCAACGTACGCCGGTCATCTTCCAGGCGGGAGCCTCGCCGCGGGGTCGCCAGTTCGCGGCACGGCATGCCGAGGTTGTCTTCGCGATTGCGCCGACCCCAGCGGCGGCTCGTAAGACGGTCGATGCGATTCGTGCGGAAGCGGCCGAGGCCGGACGCGATCCGCGGTCGGTCAAGGTGATCGCCGGGCTGACGACAATCGTGCGCGGAACGGACGCGGAGGCCGAAGCATTGCTGGCCGACTACCGGAAATCTGCGAGCCTGGAGGGGGCATTGGCCTTGTTCGGCGGTTGGGCCGGGGTTGATCTCGCCGGCCTGGCGCCGGACGAGCCACTGGTACACGTGACCACGGATGCCAATCGGTCTGCGTTGGATAGTTTCACGCGGGACGCTGACCGACAGTGGACGATCGAAGAACTCGCGCGGTGGGTCAGCATCGGCGGGCGGGGTCCGGTCATCACCGGCTCACCGACCTCGGTTGCCGATCAGCTGCAACAGTGGCAGGACGTGGCGGACGTCGACGGATTCAACTTCATGTATGCCACGATGCCAGGCACCTTCGCGGACCTCGTCGAGTACCTGGTGCCGGAACTGCGCGCTCGCGGGTTGATCGCCGAACCCGGTGA
- the ppk2 gene encoding polyphosphate kinase 2 has product MAYNIREYIDRLQIDGHTLGDDHDDDPVLLDPKGRAVDTWRENYPYDERLPREEYDEAKYRLQVELLKFQRWQQRTGERHLLIFEGRDAAGKGGTIKRFMEHLNPRHAKVVALVKPSEREATQWYFQRYVAHLPAAGESVLFDRSWYNRAGVERVMGFCSDEQYEAFMADVPQFERMLVSSGIHVTKFWFSVTQSEQRTRFIIRQVDPVRQWKLSPMDLESLDKWNAYTAAKEEMFRRTDITEAPWVTIKSNDKKRARLEAMRHFLSRIDYDDKDFDAVGAPDPLIVKRGIEAVGD; this is encoded by the coding sequence GTGGCCTACAACATCCGCGAGTACATCGACCGTCTACAGATCGACGGACACACCCTTGGCGACGACCATGACGATGATCCGGTCCTGCTGGACCCGAAGGGTCGCGCGGTCGATACCTGGCGCGAAAACTACCCGTACGACGAGCGCCTGCCACGCGAGGAGTACGACGAGGCGAAGTACCGGCTGCAGGTCGAGTTACTGAAGTTCCAGCGCTGGCAGCAACGGACCGGCGAGCGCCACCTGCTTATCTTCGAAGGTCGCGACGCCGCCGGTAAGGGCGGCACGATCAAACGCTTCATGGAGCATTTGAACCCCAGGCACGCCAAGGTCGTGGCGCTGGTGAAGCCGAGCGAGCGCGAGGCTACGCAGTGGTATTTCCAGCGGTACGTCGCCCATCTGCCAGCCGCTGGTGAATCGGTACTCTTCGACCGCAGTTGGTATAACCGGGCCGGTGTCGAACGCGTGATGGGGTTCTGCTCCGATGAGCAGTATGAGGCGTTCATGGCCGACGTGCCGCAGTTTGAGCGAATGTTGGTCAGTTCCGGTATCCACGTGACCAAATTTTGGTTCTCGGTGACGCAGTCCGAACAGCGCACCCGCTTCATCATTCGGCAGGTCGACCCTGTTCGGCAGTGGAAACTTTCACCGATGGACCTCGAGTCATTGGATAAGTGGAATGCCTACACCGCGGCGAAGGAGGAGATGTTTCGGCGCACGGACATCACCGAGGCGCCCTGGGTGACGATCAAGAGCAACGACAAGAAACGCGCGCGGTTGGAAGCGATGCGTCACTTCCTGTCACGGATCGACTATGACGACAAGGATTTTGACGCCGTTGGCGCCCCGGATCCGCTGATCGTCAAGCGCGGCATTGAAGCTGTCGGCGACTAG
- a CDS encoding lamin tail domain-containing protein: MRTSFRAASALAAATVAGSLTIALPTSAHAAAADISITEWMYNPVSSSGEFIEITNRSGAPLDLADWSFDDDSAVAGTVSIAELGTLSPGESAIITESDAATFRAEWNVSDEVKVLGDNGTNLGRADAINIFNGTTLIDTLEYDDQGSGSIQGPRTQGVSGVPSDESVLGANNAALWVLSALGDAEGSWASTAGDIGSPGVSRFGVQDDTVEPWQDVVINEVSSDNDVAPDGDVIELYNSGTEDIAVDLWLQSDSGGLADAKPINGVHLADDTLSLYIPAGEYGYFSSGKGLSSDGDSVTIYLPDGTVVDTMSYGAGEAGYDESNDFGAGSIARCPDGGEFTPVADKSFGSANACDTALTNPNPDGDELVCAPEGPEGTGELPESALAPAVWPGSADVLVTDNECAWMTTTGPEGRDISGLVFDPDNPAVLYAVKNKSWLFRLIKDGDIWVPDTSNDWESGKQLFAPDNTDPQMVEPDTEGLTVGSDGALYVTTERDNEANDIPLNSILRFDPAQSGTALIATHQWDMTEDFPELRASNKDEANLGFEGVAFVPDSYLTTYGFVDQSSDEPYDPADYPLHGDGLFFGALENDGVLYAYALNSDGSFHRVSVADTGMGHVMDVQYDAATERIWALCDNTCGVVSTLLKVGASGAILPEVAYSKPAGLPNNNVEGFALAPAATCDGGAREAVWSDDGIYGGGPGSDAYGHALYSGTIDCDLELSGQGVADDNADGTDGTDPDQPIVSEQTGDSNDDVAGTDPATAEDSDDTEIRALASRTDPNLAATGFEVGPFAWAAALLLGLGSICLLAVRRRNA, encoded by the coding sequence ATGCGTACTTCATTTCGGGCCGCATCGGCCCTCGCTGCGGCGACCGTCGCGGGCTCTCTGACAATCGCATTGCCGACCAGCGCCCACGCCGCCGCGGCTGACATATCCATCACTGAATGGATGTACAACCCGGTCAGTTCGTCCGGGGAGTTCATTGAAATCACCAACCGCAGCGGCGCACCGCTCGACCTTGCCGACTGGTCGTTCGACGATGACAGTGCGGTGGCCGGGACTGTATCGATCGCCGAGCTGGGCACACTGTCCCCCGGCGAATCAGCGATCATCACCGAGTCGGACGCCGCCACATTTCGAGCGGAGTGGAACGTCAGTGATGAGGTGAAGGTCCTCGGGGACAACGGCACGAACCTGGGTCGCGCTGACGCGATCAACATCTTCAATGGCACCACGCTGATCGACACGCTTGAGTACGACGACCAGGGCTCCGGGAGCATCCAGGGTCCGCGGACCCAGGGAGTCAGCGGCGTCCCGTCGGACGAGTCGGTACTCGGCGCCAACAACGCCGCGCTGTGGGTGCTGTCGGCGCTCGGGGATGCCGAGGGCTCGTGGGCGTCGACCGCCGGCGATATCGGGTCACCCGGGGTGAGTCGATTCGGCGTCCAAGACGACACCGTCGAACCTTGGCAGGACGTCGTCATCAACGAAGTGTCCTCCGACAATGACGTTGCACCGGACGGCGACGTCATCGAGTTGTACAACTCGGGCACGGAGGACATCGCCGTCGACCTGTGGTTGCAGTCCGACAGCGGTGGCCTCGCGGACGCCAAGCCGATCAACGGCGTACACCTGGCCGATGACACGTTGTCGCTCTACATTCCCGCCGGAGAATACGGTTACTTCAGTTCCGGGAAGGGGCTCAGCAGCGACGGCGACAGCGTCACGATCTACCTGCCCGACGGCACTGTCGTCGACACGATGTCTTATGGAGCCGGCGAAGCCGGCTACGACGAGAGCAATGACTTCGGCGCAGGCTCGATCGCCCGCTGCCCGGACGGCGGCGAGTTCACCCCGGTCGCAGACAAGAGCTTCGGTTCGGCCAACGCCTGCGATACGGCGCTGACGAATCCGAACCCGGATGGCGATGAGCTCGTCTGCGCACCGGAGGGCCCCGAAGGCACTGGCGAGCTGCCAGAGAGCGCGCTCGCTCCGGCCGTCTGGCCCGGTAGCGCCGATGTGCTCGTCACCGACAACGAGTGCGCGTGGATGACGACGACCGGTCCGGAGGGACGCGATATCAGCGGACTGGTCTTCGACCCGGACAACCCGGCCGTGCTGTACGCGGTGAAGAACAAGAGTTGGCTCTTCCGCCTCATCAAAGACGGCGACATCTGGGTTCCCGATACCAGTAATGACTGGGAAAGCGGTAAGCAGCTGTTCGCTCCTGACAACACGGATCCGCAGATGGTCGAGCCTGACACCGAGGGCTTGACCGTCGGCTCGGATGGCGCGCTGTATGTGACCACCGAACGCGACAATGAAGCCAACGACATTCCGCTGAACTCGATCCTGCGTTTCGATCCGGCCCAGTCCGGTACGGCGTTGATCGCGACCCATCAGTGGGATATGACCGAGGACTTCCCCGAGCTACGCGCCAGCAATAAGGACGAGGCGAACCTGGGCTTCGAAGGTGTCGCTTTCGTTCCGGACAGCTATCTGACCACCTATGGATTCGTCGATCAGTCATCCGACGAACCCTACGATCCGGCTGACTACCCGCTACATGGCGACGGGCTGTTCTTCGGCGCTCTGGAAAACGACGGCGTGCTGTACGCGTACGCGCTCAATAGCGACGGCAGCTTTCACCGGGTCTCGGTTGCCGACACCGGCATGGGGCACGTGATGGATGTGCAGTACGACGCCGCTACAGAACGAATCTGGGCGTTGTGCGACAACACGTGCGGCGTGGTCTCAACGCTGCTGAAGGTCGGCGCGTCCGGCGCGATCCTCCCGGAAGTCGCGTATTCCAAGCCAGCGGGTCTACCGAACAACAATGTCGAGGGCTTCGCGCTCGCACCGGCCGCCACCTGTGATGGCGGCGCTCGCGAGGCGGTCTGGTCGGACGACGGAATCTATGGTGGCGGCCCGGGAAGTGACGCCTACGGTCATGCGCTGTACAGCGGAACCATCGACTGCGATCTGGAACTGTCCGGCCAAGGCGTTGCCGACGACAACGCCGATGGCACGGATGGCACGGATCCGGACCAGCCGATTGTCTCGGAGCAAACCGGCGATTCCAACGACGACGTGGCGGGCACCGATCCTGCGACGGCTGAGGATTCCGACGACACCGAGATCAGGGCGCTCGCGTCGCGTACAGATCCGAATCTCGCGGCTACCGGTTTCGAGGTCGGGCCCTTCGCCTGGGCCGCAGCATTGCTTCTTGGGCTCGGCAGCATCTGCCTGCTCGCGGTACGACGCCGCAACGCATAA